ACTACGACAATGCTTTGATAGTTTCTGTAAGGATGATCAACGCTCAGGTGAAGAGGGTCATGATTGACATAGGTAGCTCTACCGATATCCTCTACTTTGATACTTTCTAAAAACCTGGCCTCCGGACTAATGACCTTACCTCTTTGACTTCTTTGTTGACGGGGTTCACTAGCGGCTCTATCTCCTCTCTCGGGATCGTGAACCTGCATGTTACATTCAAAGATAAGCCTTCCTCTAAAATGATACTAGTTAGATTTATAATGGATATCCCCTCGGCATACGACGCAATCATAGGATGACCCACACTGAATAAACCTAGGGCGATCGTGTCGACCTACCACATGGTGATGAAGTTTCTAACGAGAACCGACATTAGAGAGCTGAGAAGTAACCCAAGGGAATTACTCTAGTGCCTACCTGATGGTAGTCTTCCTACTGAAGAAGGCTCAACCCGAGACGCCACTTATGGACCCTTGAGACCTCACCAAGTTCATCCCACATCCTGAGTTGGTAGAGCCATGGGTTGAAGCACTCCTAGACATGACCTAGTAATTTAGAAAGCTAAAGTCAACGATCCAACTAGATCCCGGGATAAGCTAGTGCCAAATTCAAAATGGCCATATCGCGTCATCAAGATTGTTTGAAATGGAACCTATTGCCTTGAGACAACATAAGGGGTGGTGCCTTTAAGGACATTACATATTGCAAACTTAAAAGAGGTTCTACCCTTTGAGGCATCTCTCAAGGTTATGTCAAGGTGACTATGCCCCAATCATCAAGTCTTGGTCCACCATATCTTTGGtgcaagttaaaaaaaaaaggtaaaaatatTTTCAGGGTATTAGTGTTGCAAGTTGAGGAAAGAAAGTTTCATTACATGAAAAGACTATACTAACTCGATCGAGCCTCTACATCCAAAATGAGACCTTGACCTACCGAGGTAGAGACTGATCGAGTGGATAAGCTCGATGATGCAGTAGGAAAAAGACGCAAGGACTAAGTTAGCTAGGTAGACTCGATGACTTAGTAAAAACCAACATCTCACAAGACAAGACAAGGAACGTCTCCTCCCAAAATCTTGTAACTTGCTCGATGAGCTCAGAGTTGTATACCCTAATCAAACCTAGCTCTTAGCAAGGTATCGCTTGGCCTATTATAGTTGTCTTGCCAAGTCGACTCCTCGAGCCTTTGCCTCAACAATAATCGTTAGGCATCTCCTCTACCTCCTCGCGAAGATTGTCGATCATGAGAGACAATTGATTAATGGCGTAGCCGACATCCAGTACACGATCAAAAAGAGCTGTGATGTAATGGTGATGTTATTAGTCAAAGACAAAAGGGCACCTCAGAAGGCACAAAAGTAACCAATGCATGAAAAGAAACTTGTCACGACGAAAGACACAAGACAAAATATACTTGAGATGCgtaaataaaaaaaactcaatttaATGAGAAATCCGTCATTAAGAGACATAAGACAAAATATGTTCGAGATATATAAGTCGAAAAAACCTCAAGTTTCGTACACCTTAACGATAGCTCGGACGACTTTTTTCCTCAACAACGATCAACATAGATTAACACAAACATAAATATAAAGCTTTCTTAATTTTATCTAATATTATCTTAATTTTATCTAATATTATCGACTTTCAAGGGCTAATTATTacgtgtaatatatatatatatatatattcacaataaaaaaaaataatagtagTCTTTATAGATTATGACCGGAGAAAAGAAAAACTAATTAGAAGCATTCGGAAAGAGAAAAAGGGTGAAATGAAGTGTTCAAAGCGTTTTTTTATGTGCCACAGGTTACAAACTCATGAAAGAAAGGGGAAACATCGCGAACACAAATCAGACAAGAACTTCCCAATTGAGACCTAAAACAATCTCAAATTAAAATTAACAGAAAATTTGACCAGATCTAAAACAAAGCAACTATATCAAATACACCTCAGAAGCATAAAACATTGGAAATGGCAATCAGCTCTTATATCACGGGCGCATAAAGCATCAACAGAGAAGATCCCCTGTCATGGCACATCCAAATTATAACAGAAATTTTACAGGTAGCAATCACACTTCGATCATGAATTTTACAGGTGCTTTTCAACAGAGAGATTGGGTAGAACAGTCTCAAGAGAAAGGTTGGATCGTCATTAGCTGCTGTCTTAATCTTCCGAGACACATGGCAGATGTGAAGATCACAGTGCCTCACTACATTGCCATCTCAGCTTGCAATGCTGCAAGTTCGTCTTCCTCGGCAGTATTTTTCTGGGGAACAGGCCGAGCAGGTACTCTACCAGCAGGAACATGAACTGGCGCAGCAGGAGCAGTTGTAGCAGGCTGAAGAAGCTGTTCCTCCAACTCGGCTCCCTCCAACTCTTCCAGTTCTGCTTCCAACTCATCCTGCCATCACAGTTTTTGGTTCATACATCAAAATTAAGAAAAGTAGATAAGTGTAAGAACACTGATCACGGGAAGAAGGTATACTTCATCAAAGTCAGCTGCTGCTCCAATAGGAGTGGCTAATGCTTCCTGAATTTGCTTCATGTTCTCTGTCTGTTCATTGATCTCGTCCATGGTCTTGTCAACATCATCAATATTACTATAGAAAACAGAACAACATCAATCAGTTTTTCACCCCTTCTTTATTGTTATACAAGAGGTCAACAATAACAGCACACTACAGTAAGGAACAGGATGACCAGAGCATCACAAACAATTCTAGTGTCAGTCAAAATCTGCATCATGTAACGAAATAATGACTTCATCAAGACCATAGCCTGGAAGAAAGTTTCAGTGTAGGTGACAAACAATGAGTTGTTTTCACAGGTCTAAGGGCAAACACTACAAATGATTCTGAAGTAATGGATATTAAAGCAAACAAATAAGCAAATAGGAGTTCATCTACTTACGTTGCTTTTTGCATAGCTTTCATTGCTGCTGCTCCAGTTCTCAAAGCATCAACAGTTTCTGTTGTAGCTTTTGCACCTTCCAACATTATCATCTGGAGTTCATCCCAATAAAATATTAGTCAGAATGATATAAAGGAAATATGCAAGCATAGCCTTGAAAACCACTATCATACTTAATTTGAGTTAATACCTGATCATGAATCCTCAACTGGAAGTTTCCAAGTTGCTCAACTTGTTGTTCATAAAGCCTCTTCCTCTTCAAGCATTGTATAGCAGCTAATAGAGATAGATAAAAAAATCCCATTAGTGTAAATGtgataaataaacataaaatGGCATTTACCGCAAGAAAGCTGGCTATAATAGTTGcactgatgtgcatgttgattttCAAATGCTGGTATAATAAAGCAAGTTTCTAAAAGGTCACTGAGATCATGTCATCAAAAACATGACATTATTACTAAACAAGTTTCTGAAAAAAATGAACTACCGAAATCAGGATTTTAGAAAGACGCAAGGAACATGTTAATAACCTTCAAAAACCTCCATGAaacttaaatggttgatgatgatAAAAGTATGTCAGGCCTGTCCATGTCTAAAAAAGTAAGTTTCATATTTACCTATGGATCAACTTACATGATATTGGAACAGGCAAACATTCATACACTAAAGAAAGGAAGGAGcataatgatataaaaattacCAGGATTTGAGAAAGATGCAAGGAACAAGTCAATAATTGGAATGGGCAGACATGCATGTACTAAAGAGAGGAGTGAGAATAGTGAATATTAAATTAGCATAGTACAGATAAATATAGAACCAATACACTCATATGGTAACACAGTATAGTGATAGCCATCCCCAATTTTGCTTTGTTCCAAAATATCCTTTGATGAGCCATTAGTCACCTCTATGGCATCTAGAACTGACAATGCTATAAAACCATGACACAAATTTTCAGCTCCCAAGGATGATTGCATGGAGTAGGTGGAGCACTTGATTCATTTTGTTGAACAAGTGGGACCAGGATAAGCATCCAACATTATAAAAATGTTCTAGGAATCATCCATCTCAGATATAAACAGACCATTGCCCAACTCCTGAATCAGCCAACTCAACAGTTTTTGCTCTCATAAAACCACTGGATCTACCCCTGCAGCCTAGTAGGagtcatatgacatgttgtattattatatataatatactgGAAAAACATCTAGGAGCAGTATCAGGTCAATCTAATCCTGCTGCCTACTATTATGAGCTGTTTCTTGTATGGCAAAGGTTTTTACCATTAAACATTTAAACTAAAAGTTTATCTGGGAAGAGGTTCATCATTTAAGTTACACAAGAGATTATTCTTCCTGGGTCACTTAAATAAGATAAATAGTTTCATATTTAGAATGTTAATATAAACATGACGTCTTTGTTTCATGCACTGAATTGCTCTGATTATCTCCTTTATACATATATTCAGTTTTGCATTTCCCGAAGGACAACAATACCTAGGCAAAGATGGTGATATAATAAACAACAGCATACCCACAAAGGACTAACTGTTAGTCAAAGCAGTTAACAGTGTCGACAAGAAAACTTTGGATAAAAATCAAAGGCAAAGTTGGAAGGCAGATGTCTGGTATTCAATCGAAGCAGATATCGAGATGTATCACAAAATATAAGGGACAAAATGATGGAAGAAAATGTCTAATTTCACACAGGAAACAACAGGAAGAAAAACGAAAACAAAATTAGCTCAGAGGTCAAAGTGCTAGATTGGATGGATAAGTTAATTTGAAGAAGAAATAAAATTGACTTTGCGAAAGTGAAACAAGCACGTACAAGAGACTGATCATGATCAGTAAAGCCTTTAGTAACAGTATATAGGTTATTGTACTAAACAGAAATATCAAGCTAGCAAGGGACAGGTGTACCCTCAGGGACAATATCTAGATACACAATACTGAATAGTCCAGACTGCcaaatgtgataaaggataccctTCAAGCAAAGATGTTAAATAATTGAAACCTACAAGTACTTACTCCATGATAAAATGAGCAAAAGAAAGAGGGAACATATTTGACAAGTAAAAGAATCCAGTTGTTTTCTTTAGCGAGAATGGAAAACAAAGAatttagaaaacaaaaaaacaaaaaaaatccacCAAAACCAATATAATTCTTGAACCAGTCGAAACTTTTTTCTACACTCCATTCTCTCAATACCAATAATTATAGAATGCTAGTTAA
Above is a genomic segment from Musa acuminata AAA Group cultivar baxijiao chromosome BXJ3-4, Cavendish_Baxijiao_AAA, whole genome shotgun sequence containing:
- the LOC135584521 gene encoding vacuolar protein sorting-associated protein 32 homolog 2-like produces the protein MFSRLFGKPKEQANAVATLDKLNETLEMLEKKEKVLLKKAAAEVEKAKEFTRAKNKRAAIQCLKRKRLYEQQVEQLGNFQLRIHDQMIMLEGAKATTETVDALRTGAAAMKAMQKATNIDDVDKTMDEINEQTENMKQIQEALATPIGAAADFDEDELEAELEELEGAELEEQLLQPATTAPAAPVHVPAGRVPARPVPQKNTAEEDELAALQAEMAM